The following proteins are encoded in a genomic region of Opitutus sp.:
- a CDS encoding fused response regulator/phosphatase yields MSHTAPSTTPDILVVDDDPMSRDMLVFMFQSADIRVVSACDGLDAIERIKERGATPFEAIFTDVQMPRMGGLELLEWINVNAPTTATVIMTANQERELVSASLRGGAVEFLDKPFDLRAILRALRQAREIHRNRTQQLAATHRLLDIADINQRLTRTALDAAVCTSAKINLVTRFYPLNEAGGDLVKTTALDYDRILLVLGDVSGHGLKEGFLSAYFQGIIEGMANQAATCQGIAESFNRFLLNQWNDTDPFAVSTSLSATFLEVDFGGRRVSVLNCGGPAVILSDRRGNIEQLAPGGAPLGWFPEIEPQKLTATLDVAGLLVLFSDGLEAHAERLQVPPIALAYRILQSPANTLANTLLKGADDDIVVCRLDWNPPNEATPLGEIWMPIFNETCPGDSAPRIDAIQDLWARTLTITLPQLGEDTRHDVLLCIREATLNALDHGCNNDAAKTTRVELLVNSTAAFLHARITDDGRGFDPNAPRPPVDPEHISLGIQVMRSLTHALRHSDDGRTLEMTFCLPATSTR; encoded by the coding sequence ATGAGCCACACCGCCCCTTCCACCACCCCTGACATCCTTGTCGTCGACGATGATCCTATGTCGCGCGACATGCTGGTGTTCATGTTCCAATCGGCCGACATCCGCGTGGTCTCCGCCTGCGATGGGCTCGACGCAATTGAGCGGATCAAAGAACGCGGCGCGACTCCCTTTGAGGCCATTTTCACCGATGTGCAGATGCCGAGAATGGGCGGACTGGAGCTGCTGGAGTGGATCAACGTGAACGCCCCGACCACGGCGACCGTTATCATGACCGCCAACCAGGAGCGTGAGCTGGTTTCGGCCTCGCTGCGCGGTGGCGCGGTGGAGTTTTTGGACAAGCCCTTCGATCTGCGCGCCATCCTGCGTGCGCTCCGCCAGGCGCGCGAAATTCACCGCAACCGCACGCAGCAACTGGCCGCCACCCACCGGTTGCTCGACATCGCCGACATCAACCAGCGCCTGACCCGCACCGCGCTGGATGCCGCTGTCTGCACCTCGGCTAAAATCAACCTCGTCACCCGGTTTTACCCGCTCAACGAGGCGGGCGGCGACTTGGTGAAAACCACGGCACTCGATTACGACCGCATCCTGCTGGTGCTCGGTGACGTCTCCGGCCACGGGCTCAAGGAGGGGTTTCTGTCCGCCTATTTCCAAGGCATCATCGAGGGCATGGCCAACCAGGCGGCCACTTGCCAAGGGATCGCCGAATCCTTTAACCGCTTTCTGCTCAACCAGTGGAACGACACCGACCCGTTCGCCGTATCCACCTCGCTCAGCGCGACCTTCCTTGAAGTGGACTTTGGCGGGCGGCGCGTATCGGTGCTCAATTGCGGAGGCCCTGCGGTGATCCTGTCGGACCGCCGCGGTAACATCGAGCAACTCGCCCCGGGAGGAGCGCCGCTGGGCTGGTTTCCAGAGATCGAGCCGCAGAAACTCACTGCTACTCTCGATGTAGCCGGGTTACTCGTTTTGTTCAGCGACGGCCTCGAAGCCCACGCCGAACGCCTGCAAGTGCCGCCGATCGCACTGGCCTACCGTATCCTGCAATCCCCCGCTAACACGCTGGCCAACACGCTGCTCAAGGGAGCCGACGACGACATCGTGGTGTGCCGCCTCGACTGGAATCCGCCCAATGAAGCGACCCCGCTGGGCGAGATCTGGATGCCGATTTTCAACGAGACGTGCCCGGGCGACTCGGCCCCGCGCATCGACGCTATTCAGGACTTATGGGCGCGCACGTTAACCATCACCCTGCCGCAACTCGGCGAAGACACCCGCCACGACGTGCTGCTGTGCATCCGCGAAGCCACCCTCAACGCCCTCGATCACGGCTGTAACAACGACGCCGCCAAAACCACGCGTGTTGAGCTGTTGGTGAACAGCACGGCCGCTTTCTTGCACGCCCGCATCACCGACGACGGGAGGGGCTTCGACCCCAATGCCCCGCGCCCCCCGGTCGACCCCGAACACATTTCACTCGGCATTCAAGTCATGCGCTCGCTCA
- a CDS encoding PAS domain S-box protein — protein sequence MQLTLGKKLALGAGSILSIALGLGSYAALQMHSASQQSDDIRKHSIPAVTAANAVERNWQHTQFAMRGYTLTYDEGYLQAAFTNLQETYIALDIAQRLAEKYQLTELQKNISRAEQAVAQYHQLTTALVKATAALAADEGVLNASAHEFISVSKDIADNLQQRLESEVAADLDNDRITESIGRSAASARILSNGQDIRILTRKAIAQRSTSQFQSVAPLIQAIHDDIGKIRPALRLPTDLKRLDTLAAATHAYAQALASFQRNFNEHAASVEKSLVLSATILSAAQEMAASAAKSMDAASAETSEKLSRTLSQLWSGLLLTSLVGGLLTTLLTRSITQPIHRCVRAIQQLAGGQLNHHIGLSRSDEIGELAASIDICTDNLRQLTDERETTAAETRMVMEVAAQRLEGLVESRTAALAETEGRFRTLFETMAQGVVTQHASGGIESANTAAEKILGLSLAQLRGRTSTDSRLQMTDAAGHPLPLDQQPVSVAQRTGKPVRNVVVSVFNPVLASRRWILVDSIPELAPGNPVPVRTHTTFTDIHDRMLAERSLQERTQEFEGFFQLAVDLLCITNGQGRFLRANAAWSLALGYSAQELLSHHLLDFVHPDDREATQAAMEVLAEGHTVDGFINRYRTQKGEYRTIEWRASPQGERIYAAATDITERIKAEELREAQRRSLEFIIESDISGYWDWDLVNHTGFYSPAFARMLGYLPSELAPRDDTWQELIYPVDLPGTYAAIERHVTSRGAKPFYVEARYMHKNGSLVWVIVSGGVVEWLADGSPARMVGCHIDITPAKESESQLQSTNLRLSDAVSEAQMQMMNAEAANRAKSDFLANMSHEIRTPMNGVIGMTHLLSESSLDADQRHYVKTIQSSGQTLLSLINDILDLSKIEAGRFEFTPIDFTLERFLGEFTAPLRIQAQTKGVGFVCQPASDLPRHIRADANRLRQILLNLTGNALKFTSAGEVRLNVSLRPAGTLDGNADTLLHFAVRDTGPGISADQIGRLFKKFSQVDGTSTRVFGGTGLGLAISKELVVLMGGKIGVESTPGQGSTFWFAIPLQAASPDFKDTTETATWTASSPANMTLPAHTRILLVEDNPTNQLVAAGILNKFGVKPDIADNGQLALDALRASDYDLVLMDIQMPVMDGLTATRTIRAPGTSLSRPNLPIIGMTAHALAGDRELGIAAGLSDYLTKPIDPRILFETLRRWLKIVPITPVSTTPVPTMNDPALVHVPVVVATATPTVAPAPVVAATAVVVNTTAAIAPINMAELSNRLMGDMMIVNHILKSFGANLENQLQAIRTAVAAQDLTAISRAAHALKGAAANLGAEPLRAACHAMEAAAKAQDLASASGSAADIEKAAQELRGVLPS from the coding sequence ATGCAACTTACGCTCGGTAAAAAACTCGCCCTCGGGGCCGGCTCGATTCTGTCGATCGCGCTGGGGCTGGGCTCCTACGCGGCCCTGCAGATGCACTCGGCAAGTCAGCAGAGCGACGACATCCGGAAACACTCCATCCCGGCGGTCACCGCCGCCAATGCCGTCGAACGCAACTGGCAACACACTCAGTTTGCCATGCGCGGGTACACGTTGACCTACGATGAGGGTTACCTCCAAGCCGCCTTCACCAACCTTCAGGAAACTTACATCGCACTCGATATCGCCCAGCGCCTCGCCGAAAAATACCAACTTACCGAACTCCAAAAAAACATCAGCCGTGCCGAGCAGGCCGTAGCCCAGTACCACCAGCTCACCACCGCGCTCGTCAAAGCCACCGCCGCACTCGCTGCCGATGAAGGTGTACTCAACGCGAGCGCCCATGAGTTTATCAGCGTCAGCAAAGACATCGCCGATAACCTCCAACAACGCCTAGAGAGCGAAGTCGCCGCCGATTTGGACAATGACCGCATCACCGAGAGCATTGGACGCTCGGCCGCCAGCGCCCGCATTCTTTCCAACGGTCAGGATATCCGCATCCTCACGCGCAAAGCCATCGCCCAACGCTCGACTTCGCAGTTCCAATCCGTCGCCCCGTTGATACAGGCCATTCACGACGACATCGGCAAGATCCGGCCCGCCCTGCGCCTGCCCACCGATCTCAAACGCCTCGATACCCTTGCCGCTGCCACCCACGCCTACGCCCAAGCCCTCGCTTCGTTTCAGCGCAACTTTAATGAACACGCGGCGTCAGTTGAAAAAAGCCTCGTCTTGTCAGCCACCATTCTTTCCGCCGCCCAAGAAATGGCCGCCTCCGCCGCCAAATCCATGGACGCCGCCTCCGCCGAAACTAGCGAGAAGCTCAGCCGTACCCTTAGCCAACTCTGGAGCGGGTTGCTCCTCACCAGCCTCGTCGGCGGCCTGCTGACGACTTTGCTCACCCGCTCGATCACCCAACCGATCCACCGCTGCGTGCGTGCCATTCAACAACTCGCCGGCGGCCAACTCAACCACCACATCGGCCTGAGCCGCAGCGACGAAATCGGCGAATTGGCCGCCTCCATCGACATCTGCACGGATAATCTCCGTCAGCTCACCGACGAACGTGAGACCACTGCGGCCGAAACCCGTATGGTCATGGAAGTCGCAGCTCAGCGACTGGAAGGTTTAGTAGAAAGCCGCACCGCTGCGCTGGCCGAAACCGAAGGGCGCTTCCGCACGTTATTCGAAACGATGGCGCAAGGTGTGGTTACCCAGCATGCCAGCGGCGGGATCGAAAGTGCCAATACTGCGGCCGAAAAAATACTCGGGCTCAGTTTGGCGCAACTCCGGGGCCGCACCTCCACCGACTCCCGTTTGCAGATGACGGATGCCGCAGGACACCCGTTGCCCCTAGATCAACAGCCCGTCAGTGTGGCCCAGCGCACCGGCAAGCCCGTGCGTAACGTCGTGGTGTCGGTCTTCAATCCGGTGTTAGCGTCGAGACGATGGATTCTCGTGGATAGCATCCCCGAGTTGGCTCCGGGCAATCCAGTCCCGGTGCGCACGCACACCACCTTCACCGACATCCATGACCGCATGCTTGCCGAGCGCTCACTGCAGGAGCGCACCCAGGAGTTTGAAGGTTTTTTCCAGCTTGCCGTGGACTTGCTGTGCATCACCAACGGCCAAGGCCGTTTCCTGCGCGCCAACGCCGCATGGTCCCTTGCGCTCGGCTACAGCGCCCAAGAGCTGCTCAGCCACCACTTGCTGGACTTTGTCCACCCCGACGACCGCGAAGCGACTCAGGCCGCCATGGAAGTGCTCGCCGAGGGGCATACGGTGGACGGCTTTATTAACCGCTACCGCACGCAGAAGGGGGAATACCGGACGATCGAGTGGCGCGCCTCGCCGCAGGGTGAGCGCATCTATGCGGCCGCCACCGACATCACCGAGCGCATCAAGGCCGAAGAACTGCGCGAGGCCCAGCGCCGCAGCTTGGAGTTCATCATCGAGTCTGACATCTCGGGCTACTGGGACTGGGACTTGGTTAACCACACGGGTTTTTACAGCCCTGCGTTTGCGCGCATGCTCGGCTACCTACCCAGTGAATTGGCGCCGCGCGACGACACCTGGCAGGAGCTCATTTATCCGGTGGATCTGCCCGGCACCTACGCCGCCATCGAACGCCACGTTACCAGCCGTGGCGCCAAGCCCTTCTACGTTGAAGCGCGCTACATGCACAAAAACGGCAGCTTGGTTTGGGTGATCGTCTCGGGCGGCGTGGTCGAGTGGTTAGCCGATGGCAGCCCAGCGCGCATGGTCGGATGCCACATCGACATCACCCCGGCCAAGGAGTCGGAGTCCCAGTTGCAGAGCACCAATTTGCGCCTTTCCGACGCCGTCAGCGAAGCGCAGATGCAGATGATGAACGCCGAGGCCGCCAACCGGGCCAAGAGCGACTTCTTGGCCAACATGAGCCACGAGATCCGCACGCCCATGAACGGCGTGATCGGCATGACGCACCTGCTGAGTGAATCGAGCCTCGACGCCGACCAACGCCACTACGTCAAAACCATCCAATCGAGCGGCCAGACGCTGCTGAGCCTGATTAACGACATCCTCGATTTGTCCAAAATCGAGGCGGGGCGTTTCGAGTTCACCCCGATCGATTTCACCTTGGAGCGCTTCCTTGGCGAGTTCACCGCGCCGCTGCGCATCCAGGCCCAAACCAAGGGCGTGGGCTTTGTCTGCCAGCCCGCCAGCGACCTGCCCCGGCACATTCGCGCCGACGCCAACCGGCTGCGGCAGATTCTACTCAACCTCACGGGCAACGCCCTCAAGTTCACCAGCGCCGGCGAGGTGCGCCTGAATGTTTCACTGCGGCCGGCGGGCACCCTGGACGGCAACGCGGACACGCTACTGCACTTCGCGGTGCGCGACACCGGCCCGGGAATTTCGGCCGACCAGATTGGACGCTTGTTTAAAAAGTTCTCGCAGGTGGACGGCACATCCACGCGGGTATTCGGCGGCACCGGCCTGGGGTTGGCGATCAGCAAAGAACTGGTTGTCCTCATGGGCGGTAAGATTGGCGTCGAAAGCACCCCTGGCCAGGGCTCGACCTTCTGGTTCGCTATCCCGCTGCAAGCGGCCAGCCCTGATTTTAAGGACACCACCGAGACTGCGACTTGGACGGCCAGTAGCCCTGCGAACATGACTTTGCCGGCGCACACGCGCATCCTGCTCGTGGAGGATAACCCGACCAATCAACTCGTCGCTGCGGGCATCCTTAATAAATTCGGCGTCAAGCCTGACATCGCCGACAACGGCCAGTTGGCCCTCGATGCGCTGCGGGCCAGCGACTACGATTTGGTACTCATGGACATTCAGATGCCGGTGATGGACGGCCTCACCGCAACGCGCACGATCCGCGCTCCGGGCACGAGCCTGAGTCGGCCCAATCTGCCCATCATCGGCATGACTGCGCACGCCTTGGCGGGCGATCGCGAGCTTGGAATCGCCGCTGGGCTGAGCGATTATCTCACAAAACCGATCGATCCACGCATTCTTTTCGAAACTTTACGCCGCTGGCTGAAAATTGTGCCGATAACACCTGTGTCAACGACACCTGTGCCCACCATGAACGACCCCGCCCTAGTCCACGTACCTGTAGTTGTTGCCACCGCCACGCCGACGGTCGCACCTGCGCCAGTTGTGGCAGCAACTGCTGTTGTTGTTAACACCACGGCAGCGATTGCCCCGATCAACATGGCAGAGCTGAGCAACCGGCTGATGGGCGACATGATGATTGTTAACCACATTTTGAAGTCGTTTGGGGCGAACCTTGAAAACCAGCTTCAGGCGATCCGCACTGCGGTTGCAGCGCAGGATCTGACCGCGATCTCGCGCGCCGCCCATGCGCTCAAAGGCGCTGCGGCTAACCTCGGTGCTGAACCTCTGCGCGCAGCTTGCCACGCCATGGAAGCCGCCGCCAAAGCACAGGATCTCGCCTCCGCTTCCGGCAGCGCTGCCGACATCGAAAAAGCCGCGCAAGAGCTGCGCGGCGTACTGCCGAGCTGA
- a CDS encoding ABC transporter substrate-binding protein, with translation MNLPTRLLLLPALLLGLSSPLRADIIEVRADNWMPYNGDPAAERPGYVVELLRAAFPNDTINYKTCPWAQACAELAEGKIDAILGAGPSDSPGAILPELTIGAMRNIFYVKKGTAWRFKGIESLKSIRLAAASGYAYDNDGPLDTYLKQGTAPAVQFGTGDAPLESTIGNLRNGAVDAAVEDASVMLWTLKQLRVPTGEIHSAGALAKEGSPLHVAFTAKKPVSTARAEQLTATVRKMRESGALTQLLALYDLDDWKR, from the coding sequence ATGAACCTCCCTACCCGCCTCCTCCTCCTCCCGGCCCTCCTCCTTGGGCTTTCCAGTCCGCTACGCGCCGACATCATCGAAGTGCGCGCCGACAACTGGATGCCTTACAACGGCGATCCTGCCGCTGAACGCCCCGGCTACGTCGTCGAACTGCTCCGCGCCGCTTTCCCCAACGACACCATTAACTACAAGACTTGCCCCTGGGCGCAGGCCTGCGCCGAACTCGCCGAGGGCAAAATCGACGCCATCCTCGGTGCCGGCCCGAGCGATTCTCCTGGAGCAATTTTGCCCGAACTCACCATCGGTGCCATGCGGAATATTTTCTACGTTAAGAAGGGCACCGCGTGGCGCTTCAAGGGCATCGAATCGCTCAAATCGATCCGCCTAGCCGCCGCTTCCGGGTATGCCTACGACAATGACGGTCCGCTCGACACCTACCTCAAACAGGGCACTGCGCCCGCCGTGCAATTTGGTACCGGCGACGCCCCGCTCGAATCCACTATAGGCAACCTGCGTAACGGGGCGGTTGATGCGGCGGTCGAAGACGCCAGCGTCATGCTGTGGACGCTGAAACAACTGCGCGTTCCGACCGGCGAAATCCATTCAGCCGGTGCGCTCGCCAAAGAGGGTTCGCCGCTCCACGTCGCGTTTACCGCCAAAAAGCCGGTCTCCACCGCCCGCGCCGAGCAGTTAACGGCCACCGTGCGTAAAATGCGCGAATCGGGCGCGCTGACCCAACTGCTAGCGCTTTACGACCTAGACGACTGGAAACGGTGA
- a CDS encoding ABC transporter substrate-binding protein — translation MHLPSRFLILPALMLGLSSPLCAETIEVRADSWMPYNGDPAAAQPGYVVELLRAAFPNDTLNYSVCSWAQACTDLTEGKIDAIIGATTSDAPGAVIPELPIGDYRNCFYIKKGDPWRYTGINSLKSIRLAAIAGYVYDLGGPLDSYLKRAKAPAVRFGTGDNPLDDNIAQLRKGDVEVIVENPNVMHWNLIQKQATPGEIHSAGSLTKEGYPLHVAFTGQKEASVTRAEQLTATVKKMRESGELARLLERYGMNDWAK, via the coding sequence ATGCATCTTCCCTCCCGCTTCCTCATCCTCCCCGCCCTGATGCTCGGGCTTTCCAGTCCGCTATGCGCCGAAACCATCGAGGTTCGCGCCGATAGCTGGATGCCCTACAACGGCGATCCGGCCGCCGCGCAACCCGGCTACGTGGTCGAACTGCTCCGCGCCGCTTTCCCCAACGATACCCTCAACTATTCCGTTTGCTCGTGGGCCCAGGCCTGCACCGATCTCACCGAGGGCAAGATCGATGCCATCATCGGCGCAACCACTAGCGATGCCCCGGGCGCCGTCATCCCCGAATTACCCATCGGTGACTACCGGAACTGTTTCTATATTAAAAAAGGCGATCCTTGGCGCTACACGGGGATCAACTCGCTTAAATCGATCCGCCTAGCCGCGATCGCCGGTTATGTTTACGACCTCGGCGGACCACTCGACAGTTACCTCAAACGAGCCAAAGCGCCTGCAGTGCGCTTCGGAACCGGGGACAACCCGCTCGATGACAACATCGCTCAACTCCGTAAAGGCGACGTGGAGGTGATCGTCGAGAACCCCAATGTCATGCACTGGAACCTCATCCAGAAACAGGCCACACCTGGAGAAATTCACTCCGCAGGTTCACTGACCAAGGAGGGTTATCCGCTCCATGTTGCGTTTACGGGCCAAAAGGAAGCGTCCGTTACCCGCGCCGAACAGCTGACGGCCACCGTGAAAAAAATGCGCGAATCGGGCGAACTCGCCCGGTTACTCGAACGCTACGGAATGAACGATTGGGCTAAATAA
- a CDS encoding methyl-accepting chemotaxis protein, with protein MKLSLKLPLLTAATIVTTTTIALATAWVIGHRNSVNETKHAMHSIVQNAENTREAMARLHKEGAFDMASLQAELKKVGLDRYRDTTIYRSVPIVAAWQSAEAVAKDLGIGFRTVRDNPRNQEHAPTVDEAPILKAVSQPGVHEYFAEDKARGLLVYAAPITLSKDCLSCHGDPATSPTGDGKDMLGFKMENWKSGEVHGAFILTQPIARADTTTVQTIQTSLYILVPASLLLCGMAIWVVRRQVTQPLRKAVEATQAIAQGDLTRTMNNLGDDEIGELGAALNTTSSQLRAIVGELATNAQALNRSASVLADTAHTQAAAAEETTVQASTVAAAGEQLSSNSKAMSQSASQITDSTTTVAAAMEEMSSSIQEVARNCANESEIARKADAQARQTRELMGKLDDSARQIGKVVELINRIAEQTNLLALNATIEAASAGEAGRGFAVVANEVKELARQSAAATEDIRKQVGLIQSNTGASIKSLEEVGKIIEQVSQISSSIAAAVEEQSATTSEIVGTIHGVSSATTTLSQNVRQTADGSSEVARNIAGVSTAAADGAKGAARISASVGELNALSSTLNQLVAKFKI; from the coding sequence ATGAAACTCAGCCTCAAGCTCCCGCTGCTCACTGCCGCGACAATTGTAACTACCACCACCATCGCCCTGGCGACCGCCTGGGTCATCGGCCACCGCAACAGCGTGAACGAAACCAAACATGCGATGCACAGCATCGTTCAAAATGCGGAAAACACCCGGGAGGCCATGGCCCGGCTGCATAAGGAAGGCGCCTTTGACATGGCCTCACTTCAGGCGGAGTTAAAAAAAGTGGGGCTCGACCGTTACCGCGACACCACGATTTACCGCTCCGTACCAATTGTCGCGGCTTGGCAAAGTGCTGAGGCAGTGGCCAAAGATCTCGGAATTGGTTTTCGCACGGTGCGAGACAACCCCCGCAACCAAGAACATGCCCCCACCGTTGACGAGGCACCGATTCTCAAAGCGGTCAGCCAGCCCGGAGTCCATGAATACTTTGCGGAGGACAAGGCCCGCGGTCTGCTCGTCTACGCCGCGCCCATCACGCTGTCCAAAGACTGCCTGAGCTGTCACGGCGACCCCGCCACCAGCCCGACTGGGGACGGCAAAGACATGCTCGGTTTCAAAATGGAAAACTGGAAGTCGGGCGAAGTCCACGGTGCCTTCATTCTGACCCAGCCGATCGCCCGAGCCGATACCACCACGGTGCAAACCATCCAGACATCCCTCTACATTTTGGTGCCCGCCAGTTTGCTGCTCTGCGGTATGGCCATCTGGGTGGTGCGCCGGCAGGTGACCCAACCGTTGCGTAAGGCCGTGGAGGCGACCCAAGCCATCGCCCAAGGTGACCTCACCCGCACGATGAACAACTTGGGTGACGATGAGATCGGCGAACTCGGCGCGGCACTCAACACCACCAGCAGCCAACTGCGCGCCATCGTTGGCGAACTTGCGACCAATGCCCAGGCCCTGAACCGCTCCGCCTCGGTCCTCGCCGACACCGCCCACACCCAGGCCGCCGCCGCTGAAGAAACCACGGTTCAAGCCAGCACGGTGGCCGCCGCCGGCGAACAGTTATCAAGTAACTCCAAAGCCATGTCGCAGTCGGCCTCACAGATCACCGATTCCACCACCACAGTGGCTGCGGCCATGGAGGAGATGTCCTCCTCCATTCAGGAAGTTGCACGCAACTGTGCCAATGAATCCGAGATCGCCCGCAAGGCCGATGCCCAGGCGCGCCAAACCCGCGAACTGATGGGTAAACTCGACGACTCGGCCCGCCAGATCGGCAAGGTGGTGGAGTTAATTAACCGCATCGCCGAACAGACCAACTTGCTGGCGCTCAACGCGACCATCGAGGCGGCCAGTGCCGGCGAGGCTGGACGCGGTTTCGCGGTGGTGGCCAACGAGGTCAAAGAATTGGCCCGCCAGTCGGCTGCCGCCACTGAGGATATCCGCAAACAGGTGGGGCTCATCCAGAGCAACACCGGCGCGTCGATCAAATCGCTCGAGGAGGTCGGGAAGATCATCGAACAGGTTTCTCAAATCTCCTCCTCGATCGCGGCGGCCGTCGAAGAGCAGTCCGCCACCACCTCGGAAATCGTCGGTACAATCCATGGGGTATCCAGTGCTACCACTACCCTTTCGCAAAACGTGCGACAGACCGCCGACGGGTCGAGCGAAGTAGCCCGTAATATCGCCGGGGTGTCCACCGCCGCAGCCGACGGAGCCAAGGGCGCGGCCAGAATTAGCGCCAGCGTCGGCGAGCTCAACGCGCTGTCGTCCACCCTTAACCAACTCGTCGCCAAGTTTAAGATCTAA
- a CDS encoding IS630 family transposase, translated as MGRKAVRITCSEGDQQSLEKRATSRIESRQRVERARMILGCVSGEQVQEVARRCNTRPNTVIKWRDRFVLLGMKGLDDAARPGAKRTYGEDFRDRVLALLEGPPPPGQARWDGPAVARVLGGSVHAVWRVLRKEGICLQRQRSWCVSTDKQFAAKAADIVGLYLSPPEKALVISVDEKPGIQALERATGYVETDNGKIVQGLKSTYKRHGTLNLFAALDVATGLIKTQKTTLKRREEFLLFMDQVVADHPPERELHVILDNYCTHKKCDAWLARHPNVHFHFTPTSASWLNQVEIWFGILTRKALRGANFRSVAELSQAIDAFVAAYLPNAKPFKWRKREVKGSQLRNTIINLRN; from the coding sequence ATGGGACGAAAAGCCGTGCGAATCACTTGTAGCGAGGGGGATCAGCAATCCCTAGAAAAACGGGCAACCAGCCGGATTGAGTCGAGGCAGCGAGTTGAGCGCGCCCGGATGATCCTTGGGTGCGTGAGTGGCGAGCAGGTGCAAGAGGTGGCGCGCCGCTGCAACACCAGGCCGAACACCGTAATAAAGTGGAGGGATCGCTTTGTGCTGCTTGGCATGAAGGGGCTGGATGATGCGGCACGGCCGGGCGCGAAGCGCACCTACGGTGAGGACTTTCGAGATCGGGTGCTGGCTTTATTGGAAGGGCCACCCCCTCCGGGGCAGGCGCGCTGGGATGGTCCAGCGGTGGCCCGTGTGCTCGGCGGCTCGGTGCACGCGGTCTGGCGAGTGCTGCGCAAGGAGGGCATTTGCCTGCAGCGCCAGCGCTCGTGGTGCGTGAGCACTGACAAGCAGTTCGCAGCCAAGGCAGCCGATATCGTCGGGCTCTACCTGAGCCCACCGGAAAAGGCATTGGTGATAAGTGTGGATGAAAAGCCTGGCATCCAAGCCCTAGAGCGCGCCACCGGTTACGTGGAGACCGACAATGGTAAAATCGTCCAGGGACTCAAAAGCACCTACAAGCGCCACGGTACACTCAACTTGTTCGCTGCCCTTGATGTGGCCACGGGCTTGATCAAGACGCAGAAAACCACCCTTAAGCGCCGGGAGGAGTTCCTGCTGTTCATGGACCAAGTGGTGGCGGATCACCCGCCCGAGAGAGAACTCCACGTGATTTTGGATAATTATTGCACCCACAAAAAGTGCGACGCTTGGCTCGCTCGGCACCCCAATGTCCACTTCCACTTTACCCCAACCTCGGCGAGTTGGCTCAATCAAGTTGAAATCTGGTTCGGCATACTAACAAGGAAGGCGCTACGGGGCGCGAACTTCAGAAGCGTCGCCGAACTTAGTCAGGCCATTGACGCTTTCGTCGCCGCCTACCTGCCCAATGCCAAGCCGTTCAAGTGGCGCAAGCGCGAGGTCAAGGGAAGCCAACTCAGAAATACTATCATTAATCTACGCAATTAA